A part of Kitasatospora acidiphila genomic DNA contains:
- a CDS encoding NAD(P)/FAD-dependent oxidoreductase: MSTTERPRILIVGGGYVGLYAAMRILKKMRFGEATVTVVDPRSYMTYLPFLPEAAGGNVAPRNLVAPLRSALKKAEVLTGQVTEVDHARKVATIAPLAGDTYELPFDYLVVATGSVSRTFPIPGLAEHGIGMKTVEEAISLRNHVLAQLDKAESTTDEAIRRKALTFVVIGGGFAGVETIAEVEDMARDAAKLYKTVSRDDMRFVMVEAANRILPEVGPDLGLWTKGKLEERNIEVFIETSMDSCVDQHVVLKNGEEMDAATIVWTAGVKPNPVVANFGLPLGPRGHVDTAPTLQVQGFDYVWAAGDNAQVPDLASGEGAWCPPNAQHAVRQAAVLGDNVVSGMRGFPQKEYKHKNLGAVAGLGLHKGVAILFGKVKLKGRPAWWFHRLYHGAMVPTMNRKIRVFTDWTLAMFLKRETVGLAQMEKPFDAFQEAAGPARPKPATAPAESDKALAGK, translated from the coding sequence ATGAGCACCACGGAGCGTCCTCGCATCCTCATTGTCGGCGGTGGTTACGTCGGCCTGTATGCCGCGATGCGCATCCTCAAGAAGATGCGCTTCGGGGAGGCGACCGTCACGGTCGTCGACCCGCGGTCGTACATGACGTACCTGCCCTTCCTTCCCGAGGCGGCCGGCGGCAACGTCGCGCCTCGCAACCTCGTCGCGCCGCTGCGCAGCGCCCTCAAGAAGGCGGAGGTCCTCACCGGTCAGGTGACCGAGGTGGACCACGCCCGCAAGGTCGCCACCATCGCGCCGCTCGCCGGCGACACCTACGAGCTGCCCTTCGACTACCTGGTCGTGGCCACCGGCTCGGTCTCCCGCACCTTCCCGATCCCCGGCCTGGCCGAGCACGGCATCGGCATGAAGACGGTCGAGGAGGCGATCAGCCTCCGCAACCACGTCCTGGCCCAGCTGGACAAGGCCGAGTCCACCACGGACGAGGCGATCCGCCGCAAGGCCCTCACCTTCGTGGTCATCGGCGGCGGCTTCGCCGGCGTCGAGACCATCGCCGAGGTCGAGGACATGGCCCGCGACGCGGCCAAGCTCTACAAGACCGTCAGCCGTGACGACATGCGCTTCGTCATGGTCGAGGCCGCCAACCGGATCCTGCCCGAGGTGGGCCCCGACCTGGGCCTGTGGACCAAGGGCAAGCTCGAGGAGCGCAACATCGAGGTCTTCATCGAGACCTCGATGGACTCCTGCGTCGACCAGCACGTGGTGCTGAAGAACGGCGAGGAGATGGACGCGGCCACCATCGTGTGGACCGCGGGCGTCAAGCCGAACCCGGTGGTCGCCAACTTCGGCCTGCCGCTGGGCCCGCGCGGTCACGTCGACACCGCTCCGACCCTGCAGGTGCAGGGCTTCGACTACGTCTGGGCGGCCGGCGACAACGCCCAGGTGCCGGACCTCGCCTCCGGCGAGGGCGCCTGGTGCCCGCCGAACGCGCAGCACGCGGTGCGCCAGGCGGCCGTCCTCGGTGACAACGTCGTCTCCGGCATGCGGGGCTTCCCGCAGAAGGAGTACAAGCACAAGAACCTCGGTGCGGTCGCCGGTCTGGGCCTGCACAAGGGCGTCGCGATCCTCTTCGGCAAGGTCAAGCTGAAGGGCCGCCCGGCCTGGTGGTTCCACCGCCTGTACCACGGCGCGATGGTGCCGACCATGAACCGGAAGATCCGGGTCTTCACCGACTGGACGCTGGCGATGTTCCTCAAGCGGGAGACCGTCGGCCTCGCCCAGATGGAGAAGCCGTTCGACGCCTTCCAGGAGGCCGCCGGACCGGCCCGGCCGAAGCCGGCCACCGCGCCTGCCGAGTCGGACAAGGCGCTCGCCGGGAAGTAA
- a CDS encoding Ppx/GppA phosphatase family protein, with amino-acid sequence MSSIRVAAVDCGTNSIRLLIADIDPQAGRAVDLDRRMLIVRLGQDVDRTGRLAPEALERTFAACREYAAVIAEYGVAPERTRFVATSASRDAENSAEFAKGVREILGVDPEVVSGDEEAQLSFAGATKGLAGTSVAAPYLVFDLGGGSTEFVLGGETVRAARSVDIGSVRLTERHFAGSDVPTSVQIAAAEADIAQGLNLAAEAVPLTEAATLVGLAGTVTSVAAIALGLPEYQSARIHHSRLSLTRVREVTEQLLGATHAERAAIPSLHPGRVDVIGAGALVLRSIMERTGAAELVVSEHDILDGIAWSLVS; translated from the coding sequence GTGAGCAGCATCCGGGTGGCCGCGGTCGACTGCGGCACCAACTCGATCCGCCTGCTGATCGCCGACATCGACCCGCAGGCCGGGCGGGCCGTCGACCTGGACCGCCGGATGCTCATCGTGCGGCTCGGCCAGGACGTGGACCGCACCGGGCGGTTGGCGCCCGAGGCGCTGGAGCGCACCTTCGCGGCCTGCCGCGAGTACGCCGCGGTGATCGCCGAGTACGGCGTGGCCCCGGAGCGGACCAGGTTCGTGGCCACCAGCGCCTCCCGGGATGCCGAGAACAGCGCCGAGTTCGCCAAGGGCGTGCGGGAGATCCTCGGGGTCGACCCGGAGGTGGTCTCGGGTGACGAGGAGGCACAGCTCTCCTTCGCCGGTGCCACCAAGGGCCTGGCCGGCACCTCGGTCGCGGCCCCGTACCTGGTCTTCGACCTGGGCGGCGGCTCCACCGAGTTCGTGCTGGGCGGCGAGACGGTACGGGCCGCGCGCTCGGTGGACATCGGCTCGGTGCGGCTGACGGAGCGCCACTTCGCCGGATCCGACGTGCCGACCTCGGTCCAGATCGCGGCGGCCGAGGCGGACATCGCCCAGGGGCTGAACCTCGCCGCCGAGGCGGTGCCGCTGACCGAGGCGGCCACCCTGGTCGGCCTGGCCGGCACGGTCACCTCGGTGGCCGCGATCGCGCTCGGCCTGCCGGAGTACCAGTCGGCCCGGATCCACCACTCCAGGCTCTCGCTGACCCGGGTCCGCGAGGTGACCGAGCAGCTGCTCGGCGCCACCCACGCCGAGCGGGCGGCCATTCCGTCGCTGCACCCCGGGCGGGTGGACGTGATCGGGGCCGGCGCGCTGGTACTGCGTTCGATCATGGAGCGCACCGGCGCCGCCGAGCTGGTGGTGAGCGAGCACGACATCCTGGACGGCATCGCCTGGAGCCTGGTCTCCTGA
- a CDS encoding DUF501 domain-containing protein encodes MSTENQPVADRDLAAVAAQLGRVPRGTRAVAHRCPCGNPDVVETAPRLPDGTPFPTLYYLTCPKAASLIGTLEADGVMKEQTARLAEDPELAAAYQKAHEDYIARRDAIEVLEGFPSAGGMPDRVKCLHVLVGHSLAAGEGVNPLGDEALAMLPEWWRKGSCVTEEQIQTGVEALRHQREEAEDHAEVIAAKERKTAERAAKRAAAESEQDGPEQDGSEQPEEGR; translated from the coding sequence ATGAGTACTGAGAACCAGCCCGTCGCGGACCGCGACCTCGCCGCCGTGGCGGCCCAGCTCGGCCGGGTGCCGCGCGGCACCCGTGCCGTCGCGCACCGCTGCCCGTGCGGCAACCCCGATGTGGTGGAGACCGCGCCCCGGCTGCCGGACGGCACGCCGTTCCCCACCCTCTACTACCTGACCTGCCCCAAGGCCGCCTCGCTGATCGGCACCCTGGAGGCGGACGGCGTGATGAAGGAGCAGACCGCCCGGCTGGCCGAGGACCCGGAGCTGGCGGCCGCCTACCAGAAGGCGCACGAGGACTACATCGCCCGCCGGGACGCCATCGAGGTGCTGGAGGGCTTCCCGTCGGCCGGTGGCATGCCGGACCGGGTGAAGTGCCTGCACGTGCTGGTCGGCCACTCGCTGGCGGCCGGCGAGGGCGTCAACCCGCTGGGTGACGAGGCGCTGGCGATGCTGCCCGAGTGGTGGCGCAAGGGCTCCTGCGTCACCGAGGAGCAGATCCAGACCGGCGTCGAGGCGCTGCGGCACCAGCGCGAGGAGGCCGAGGACCACGCCGAGGTGATCGCCGCCAAGGAGCGCAAGACGGCCGAGCGGGCCGCCAAGCGGGCCGCCGCCGAGTCGGAGCAGGACGGGCCGGAGCAGGACGGTTCGGAGCAGCCCGAGGAGGGCCGGTGA
- a CDS encoding FtsB family cell division protein has translation MAAWKFPGRPRFTSRATVLVLVLCSLVAILAYPARQFINQRDEIAAQRVKAEQAKNAVQQLTAEKARWQDPEFVKAQARQRLHYAMPGETPFTAVDPTPGPGATQPSGTGSGPAAKALPWYTTVWNSVDAAASPSPAPAP, from the coding sequence ATGGCAGCGTGGAAGTTCCCGGGGCGGCCGCGGTTCACCAGCCGGGCCACCGTGCTGGTGCTGGTGCTCTGCTCGCTGGTGGCGATCCTGGCCTATCCGGCACGTCAGTTCATCAACCAGCGGGACGAGATCGCCGCCCAGCGGGTCAAGGCCGAGCAGGCCAAGAACGCGGTGCAGCAGCTGACCGCCGAGAAGGCCCGCTGGCAGGACCCGGAGTTCGTCAAGGCCCAGGCCCGGCAGCGGCTGCACTACGCGATGCCCGGCGAGACCCCGTTCACCGCCGTCGACCCCACCCCGGGGCCCGGCGCCACCCAGCCGTCCGGCACCGGCTCCGGGCCGGCCGCCAAGGCCCTCCCCTGGTACACCACCGTCTGGAACTCGGTGGACGCCGCCGCCTCACCCTCCCCTGCCCCCGCTCCGTGA
- the eno gene encoding phosphopyruvate hydratase produces MPSIDVVVAREILDSRGNPTVEVEVGLDDGSTGRAAVPSGASTGAFEALELRDGDKNRYGGKGVEKAVLAVIEQIGPELVGYDATEQRLIDQAMLDLDATPDKSSLGANAILGVSLAVAHAASEASDLPLFRYLGGPNAHVLPVPMMNILNGGAHADSNVDIQEFMIAPIGAESFSEALRWGAEVYHTLKAVLKERGLSTGLGDEGGFAPNLETNRAALDLITEAIKQAGYVPGKDIALALDVAATEFYKDGAYQFEGKSLSAAELIDYYADLVDSYPLVSIEDPLNEEDWEGWKAITDKLGSKVQLVGDDLFVTNPERLARGIETGTANALLVKVNQIGSLTETLDAVELAQRNGYRCMMSHRSGETEDVTIADLAVATNCGQIKTGAPARSDRVAKYNQLLRIEEILDDAAEYAGRAAFPRFRSAE; encoded by the coding sequence GTGCCGTCCATCGATGTCGTCGTCGCACGCGAGATCCTCGACTCCCGCGGCAACCCCACGGTCGAGGTCGAGGTCGGCCTCGACGACGGCAGCACCGGCCGTGCCGCCGTCCCGTCCGGCGCCTCCACCGGAGCCTTCGAGGCGCTGGAGCTGCGTGACGGTGACAAGAACCGCTACGGCGGCAAGGGCGTGGAGAAGGCCGTCCTCGCCGTCATCGAGCAGATCGGCCCGGAGCTGGTCGGCTACGACGCCACCGAGCAGCGGCTGATCGACCAGGCGATGCTCGACCTGGACGCCACCCCGGACAAGTCCTCGCTCGGCGCCAACGCCATCCTCGGCGTCTCGCTGGCCGTGGCGCACGCCGCCTCCGAGGCCTCGGACCTGCCGCTCTTCCGCTACCTGGGCGGCCCGAACGCGCACGTCCTGCCGGTCCCGATGATGAACATCCTCAACGGCGGCGCGCACGCCGACTCCAACGTGGACATCCAGGAGTTCATGATCGCGCCGATCGGCGCCGAGTCGTTCTCCGAGGCGCTGCGCTGGGGTGCCGAGGTCTACCACACCCTCAAGGCGGTGCTGAAGGAGCGCGGCCTGTCCACCGGCCTGGGCGACGAGGGCGGCTTCGCCCCGAACCTGGAGACCAACCGCGCCGCGCTGGACCTCATCACCGAGGCCATCAAGCAGGCCGGCTACGTGCCGGGCAAGGACATCGCGCTGGCCCTGGACGTCGCCGCCACCGAGTTCTACAAGGACGGCGCCTACCAGTTCGAGGGCAAGTCGCTGTCGGCCGCCGAGCTGATCGACTACTACGCCGACCTGGTCGACTCCTACCCGCTGGTCTCCATCGAGGACCCGCTGAACGAGGAGGACTGGGAGGGCTGGAAGGCCATCACCGACAAGCTCGGCAGCAAGGTCCAGCTGGTCGGTGACGACCTGTTCGTCACCAACCCGGAGCGCCTGGCCCGGGGCATCGAGACCGGCACCGCCAACGCGCTGCTGGTGAAGGTGAACCAGATCGGTTCGCTGACCGAGACCCTGGACGCCGTCGAGCTGGCCCAGCGCAACGGCTACCGCTGCATGATGTCGCACCGCTCGGGCGAGACCGAGGACGTCACCATCGCCGACCTGGCCGTCGCCACCAACTGCGGCCAGATCAAGACCGGTGCCCCGGCCCGCTCGGACCGCGTCGCCAAGTACAACCAGCTGCTGCGCATCGAGGAGATCCTCGACGACGCCGCCGAGTACGCGGGCCGCGCCGCGTTCCCGCGCTTCCGCTCTGCGGAGTAA
- a CDS encoding transglycosylase family protein: MPLLTATGAHAAPVSVWDGVANCESTSNWSINTGNGFYGGLQFTNSTWAAYGGTQYAPRADLASKDQQIAVAERVLASQGPGAWPVCSVKAGLTQGGAPASANPGGGAAASRSAERSAQPQQAKPQQAQPRSAAPQHRSTPKPAQPKPAPQPAEPSTAGAHEYTVRPGDTLSTIAQGQQVIGGWQALYQANHATVGQDPNLIFPGQTLHLG, encoded by the coding sequence ATGCCGCTGCTCACCGCGACCGGCGCGCACGCCGCCCCGGTCTCCGTGTGGGACGGCGTGGCGAACTGCGAGAGCACCAGCAACTGGTCGATCAACACCGGCAACGGCTTCTACGGCGGGCTGCAGTTCACCAACTCGACCTGGGCCGCGTACGGCGGCACCCAGTACGCCCCGCGGGCCGACCTGGCCAGCAAGGACCAGCAGATCGCGGTCGCCGAGCGGGTGCTGGCCTCGCAGGGGCCGGGCGCCTGGCCGGTCTGCTCGGTCAAGGCCGGGCTGACCCAGGGCGGCGCCCCGGCCTCCGCGAACCCCGGCGGCGGCGCGGCCGCCTCCCGGTCCGCCGAGCGGTCGGCCCAGCCCCAGCAGGCCAAGCCGCAGCAGGCCCAGCCCAGGTCGGCCGCCCCGCAGCACCGGTCGACCCCGAAGCCGGCCCAGCCGAAGCCGGCCCCGCAGCCCGCCGAGCCGTCCACGGCCGGTGCCCACGAGTACACCGTCCGGCCCGGCGACACGCTCTCCACCATCGCCCAGGGCCAGCAGGTGATCGGCGGCTGGCAGGCGCTCTACCAGGCCAATCACGCGACGGTCGGCCAGGACCCAAACCTGATCTTCCCCGGCCAGACGCTCCACCTCGGCTGA
- a CDS encoding cytochrome P450 family protein, whose product MPNQPPAPMPPLFTWEFAADPYPAYAWLREHAPVHRTTLPSGVDAWLVTRYADARQALADSRLSKNPAHHSEQAHRTGRVGIPGERQADLMTHLLNIDPPDHTRLRRLVSKAFTPRRVAEFEPRVQRLTDRLIDTFAARGSADLIHEFAFPLPIYAICDLLGVPAEDQDDFRDWAGMMIRHGGGPRGGVARAVKKMRAYLLELIHRKRGGELGEDLISGLIRASDHGEHLTENEAAAMAFILLFAGFETTVNLIGNGVFALLNHPEQRARLQASVAAGETGLLTTAVEELLRYDGPVELATWRFATSPLSIGGVDIPVGDPVLVVLAAADRDPARFDQPDTMDLARRDNPHLGFGHGIHYCIGAPLARLEGQRALATLLTRLPDLRLAAEPGELRWRGGLIMRGLRELPVSFTPEKPADAVEN is encoded by the coding sequence ATGCCCAACCAGCCGCCCGCCCCGATGCCGCCCCTGTTCACCTGGGAGTTCGCCGCCGATCCCTACCCGGCGTACGCCTGGCTGCGGGAGCACGCCCCGGTGCACCGCACCACGCTGCCCAGCGGGGTGGACGCCTGGCTGGTGACGCGGTATGCGGACGCCCGGCAGGCGCTGGCCGACAGCCGGCTCTCCAAGAACCCGGCGCACCACAGTGAGCAGGCGCACCGCACCGGTCGGGTCGGCATCCCGGGGGAGCGGCAGGCCGATCTGATGACCCACCTGCTGAACATCGACCCGCCGGACCACACCCGGCTGCGGCGGCTGGTCTCCAAGGCGTTCACCCCGCGCCGGGTGGCCGAGTTCGAGCCCCGGGTGCAGCGCCTGACCGACCGGCTGATCGACACCTTCGCGGCGCGCGGCTCGGCCGATCTGATCCACGAGTTCGCGTTCCCGCTGCCGATCTACGCGATCTGCGACCTGCTGGGGGTGCCGGCCGAGGACCAGGACGACTTCCGTGACTGGGCCGGGATGATGATCCGCCACGGCGGTGGTCCGCGCGGCGGCGTGGCCCGGGCGGTCAAGAAGATGCGCGCCTATCTGCTGGAGCTGATCCACCGCAAGCGCGGGGGGGAGTTGGGCGAGGACCTGATCTCCGGTCTGATCCGGGCGAGCGACCACGGCGAGCACCTGACCGAGAACGAGGCCGCCGCCATGGCCTTCATCCTGCTGTTCGCCGGCTTCGAGACGACCGTCAACCTGATCGGCAACGGCGTCTTCGCGCTGCTGAACCACCCGGAGCAGCGGGCCCGCCTGCAGGCCTCGGTGGCGGCCGGGGAGACCGGGCTGCTGACCACCGCGGTCGAGGAACTGCTGCGCTACGACGGCCCGGTGGAGCTGGCCACCTGGCGGTTCGCCACCTCGCCGCTGAGCATCGGCGGGGTGGACATCCCGGTCGGCGATCCGGTGCTGGTGGTGCTGGCCGCGGCCGATCGCGACCCGGCCAGGTTCGACCAGCCGGACACCATGGACCTGGCCCGCCGGGACAATCCGCACCTGGGGTTCGGGCACGGCATCCACTACTGCATCGGCGCGCCGCTGGCCCGGCTGGAGGGCCAGCGGGCGCTGGCCACGCTGCTGACCCGGCTTCCGGACCTGCGACTCGCCGCCGAGCCGGGGGAGTTGCGCTGGCGCGGCGGTCTGATCATGCGCGGACTGCGCGAACTGCCGGTTTCGTTCACGCCCGAAAAGCCCGCGGACGCAGTCGAAAACTGA
- a CDS encoding SDR family NAD(P)-dependent oxidoreductase produces MRVAGQVVVIAVLDGGDGDAPARRFAAAGATGLLLAHPRVGVAEDLAAALDRTGCPVVGVSSDIHQPSDIAALVDTCEKHLGRIDLFCVAGPDGERIVTLADLPGDLDRLAELLYPLSEAIGELLPPQREPVRRTAA; encoded by the coding sequence ATGCGAGTAGCCGGGCAAGTGGTGGTCATCGCGGTGCTCGACGGCGGCGACGGCGACGCGCCGGCCCGCCGGTTCGCCGCAGCGGGAGCCACCGGTCTGCTGCTGGCGCACCCCCGGGTCGGCGTCGCCGAGGACCTGGCCGCCGCCCTGGACCGCACCGGCTGCCCGGTGGTCGGTGTCTCCTCGGACATCCACCAGCCCAGCGACATCGCCGCCCTGGTCGACACCTGCGAGAAGCACCTGGGCCGGATCGACCTGTTCTGCGTGGCCGGCCCGGACGGCGAGCGGATCGTCACCCTGGCCGACCTCCCCGGCGACCTGGACCGGCTGGCCGAGCTGCTCTACCCGCTGAGCGAGGCGATCGGCGAACTGCTGCCGCCGCAGCGGGAGCCGGTCAGGCGCACCGCGGCCTGA
- a CDS encoding MazG family protein, translating to METSKLTLLTTTHRIAPGLLSWPAWQALHGAPLVLAADREHPQLPALAQAGIKVEQIERTSAPALARELTERAPLVFLGGQDGDPGLTDALARIAVEHAGEAPEIELLPGSYDLPGARLLDLVAVMDRLRSPGGCPWDAEQTHDSLVKYLVEEAYELVEAIEEGDRATLREELGDVLLQVFFHSRIGEEHAEDPFSIDDVAGDIVDKLVYRHPHVFADSDAETTDQVEANWEALKAAEKQDRESVLDGVPSGLPALAYAAKLVSRVRRADFTGVPDAPYELPAELTEESAGALLLAVVQRAHDARVDPDAALRRAARGYRAAVRAAEGLAD from the coding sequence GTGGAGACCTCGAAGCTGACCCTGCTGACCACCACCCACCGGATCGCCCCCGGGCTGCTCAGCTGGCCCGCCTGGCAGGCGCTGCACGGCGCGCCGCTGGTGCTGGCCGCCGACCGGGAGCACCCCCAGCTGCCCGCGCTGGCGCAGGCCGGCATCAAGGTCGAGCAGATCGAGCGGACCAGTGCGCCCGCGCTGGCCCGGGAGCTCACCGAGCGGGCCCCGCTGGTGTTCCTGGGCGGCCAGGACGGCGACCCGGGGCTGACCGACGCGCTGGCCAGGATCGCGGTGGAGCACGCCGGCGAGGCGCCCGAGATCGAGCTGCTGCCCGGCTCCTACGACCTGCCCGGCGCCCGGCTGCTCGACCTGGTCGCGGTGATGGACCGGCTGCGGTCGCCCGGCGGCTGCCCGTGGGACGCCGAGCAGACCCATGACTCGCTGGTGAAGTACCTGGTCGAGGAGGCCTACGAGCTGGTCGAGGCGATCGAGGAGGGCGACCGGGCGACGCTGCGCGAGGAGCTCGGCGATGTGCTGCTGCAGGTCTTCTTCCACTCCCGGATCGGCGAGGAGCACGCCGAGGACCCGTTCTCCATCGACGACGTGGCCGGGGACATCGTGGACAAGCTGGTCTACCGTCACCCGCACGTCTTCGCCGACTCGGACGCCGAGACCACGGACCAGGTGGAGGCCAACTGGGAGGCGCTCAAGGCGGCCGAGAAGCAGGACCGGGAGTCGGTGCTGGACGGCGTGCCCAGCGGGCTGCCGGCGCTGGCGTACGCGGCCAAGCTGGTCTCCCGGGTGCGGCGCGCGGACTTCACCGGGGTGCCGGACGCGCCCTACGAGCTGCCGGCCGAGCTGACCGAGGAGAGCGCGGGCGCCCTGCTGCTGGCCGTGGTGCAGCGGGCGCACGACGCCAGGGTGGATCCGGACGCGGCGCTGCGGCGCGCCGCGCGCGGCTACCGGGCGGCCGTGCGGGCCGCGGAGGGCCTGGCCGACTGA
- a CDS encoding SurA N-terminal domain-containing protein, translating to MIRSSSVRRTLPALGVLLGALALSACGGQPPRPGAAALIGSDRITVAQVEARVAEFRDQAAKLPSGQYQEQAGLVGATVYGMVFDQVVARALADRQLSVSDTEVAQLRQQEVAALAGEAALEQNLLLRNGVPAQEIDGYLREQIGLQKLAKVSGQQLGTTDGNQAVHQLLTIASEELRVTVNPRYGSWDPAQAVLDNPSEPWLPQSGAAA from the coding sequence GTGATCCGCAGCAGCTCCGTCCGCCGCACCCTGCCCGCGCTCGGCGTCCTGCTGGGCGCGCTGGCGTTGAGCGCCTGCGGCGGCCAGCCGCCCCGCCCCGGGGCCGCCGCCCTGATCGGCTCGGACCGGATCACGGTGGCGCAGGTGGAGGCCCGGGTGGCGGAGTTCCGGGACCAGGCGGCCAAGCTGCCCAGCGGGCAGTACCAGGAGCAGGCGGGCCTGGTCGGTGCGACCGTCTACGGGATGGTCTTCGACCAGGTGGTGGCCCGCGCGCTGGCCGACCGCCAGCTGTCGGTCTCCGACACCGAGGTGGCCCAGCTGCGCCAGCAGGAGGTCGCGGCGCTGGCCGGGGAGGCGGCCCTGGAGCAGAACCTGCTGCTGCGCAACGGTGTCCCGGCCCAGGAGATCGACGGCTATCTGCGCGAGCAGATCGGCCTGCAGAAGCTGGCCAAGGTGAGCGGGCAGCAGCTGGGCACCACCGACGGCAACCAGGCGGTGCACCAGCTGCTGACCATCGCCTCGGAGGAGCTGCGGGTGACGGTCAACCCGCGCTACGGCAGCTGGGATCCGGCGCAGGCGGTGCTGGACAACCCGAGCGAGCCGTGGCTGCCGCAGTCCGGCGCCGCCGCCTGA
- a CDS encoding serine/threonine-protein kinase, translated as MGQVWAGYDERLDRRVAVKLLRADAPSHGGPPGRRLGEAGRGPQLPGPADTAELRDDLRRRFLRECRITAGLDHPGLVTVFDAGEDAGELYLVMQRLPGIGLADLIAEEGPLPVSWAAAVAAQICAALSVVHAVPVVHRDLKPSNVMVRPDGRVVLLDLGIATALDGDHTRLTLTGVPIGSPSYMAPEQALSGSVDARSDLYALGCLLHEMLTGEEPFRAPTALGVLRRQVDDPPVPLRQLRAEVPAELEALVLDLLAKAPADRPADAQQVFGRLRPLLPATEPALPQPYGTVPDPTVPFRHPQHPVPEPTRSQHVPPPAFGREVPPSLAEPSAAAPVTDLAAACGQVSDLLAAQRYAEVIDLAGRLLPQARARHGEHAPLVITLRTIYARTLLQEGQYRAALPEYQLLAAAAVAEHGPRALPALEHRRRTATCLEQLGRVTEALAEYRALLADCTARLAEGADTDPARCFELRERIGLLLAGSGDPDGAWEWLLALLFDREPRLGPHHPDVLRLRRHLDQLQQHRTGRLPPLDPRTASWWRPAG; from the coding sequence ATGGGCCAGGTCTGGGCCGGCTACGACGAGCGCCTGGACCGGCGGGTGGCGGTCAAGCTGCTCCGCGCCGACGCCCCCAGCCATGGGGGTCCCCCCGGCCGGAGGCTGGGGGAGGCTGGGAGGGGCCCCCAGCTGCCCGGCCCGGCCGACACCGCGGAGCTCCGCGACGACCTGCGCAGGCGCTTCCTGCGCGAGTGCCGGATCACCGCCGGCCTCGACCACCCGGGCCTGGTCACCGTCTTCGACGCCGGCGAGGACGCGGGCGAGCTCTACCTGGTGATGCAGCGCCTGCCCGGCATCGGCCTGGCCGACCTGATCGCCGAGGAGGGCCCGCTGCCGGTGTCCTGGGCGGCCGCGGTGGCGGCCCAGATCTGCGCCGCGCTCTCGGTGGTGCACGCCGTCCCGGTGGTCCACCGGGACCTGAAGCCGAGCAACGTGATGGTCCGCCCGGACGGCCGGGTGGTGCTGCTCGACCTCGGCATCGCCACCGCGCTGGACGGCGACCACACCCGGCTCACCCTCACCGGCGTGCCGATCGGCAGCCCCTCCTACATGGCCCCCGAGCAGGCCCTCTCCGGCAGCGTGGACGCCCGCAGCGACCTCTACGCGCTCGGCTGCCTGCTGCACGAGATGCTCACCGGCGAGGAGCCGTTCCGGGCCCCCACCGCGCTCGGGGTGCTGCGCCGCCAGGTGGACGATCCGCCGGTGCCGCTGCGGCAGTTGCGCGCCGAGGTGCCGGCCGAGCTGGAGGCGTTGGTGCTCGACCTGCTGGCCAAGGCCCCGGCGGACCGGCCCGCGGACGCACAGCAGGTGTTCGGACGGCTGCGGCCGCTGCTGCCCGCGACCGAACCGGCGCTGCCGCAGCCGTACGGGACGGTGCCGGACCCGACCGTCCCGTTCCGCCACCCGCAGCATCCGGTGCCCGAGCCGACCAGGAGCCAGCACGTTCCTCCGCCGGCCTTCGGCCGGGAGGTGCCCCCATCGCTCGCCGAACCGTCCGCCGCCGCACCCGTCACCGACCTGGCCGCCGCCTGCGGACAGGTCTCCGACCTGCTGGCCGCCCAGCGCTACGCCGAGGTGATCGACCTGGCCGGCCGGCTGCTGCCGCAGGCCCGGGCCCGGCACGGCGAGCACGCCCCGCTGGTCATCACGCTGCGCACCATCTACGCCCGCACCCTGCTGCAGGAGGGCCAGTACCGGGCCGCGCTGCCGGAGTACCAGCTGCTGGCGGCCGCCGCGGTGGCCGAGCACGGCCCGCGCGCCCTGCCCGCGCTGGAGCACCGGCGCCGGACCGCCACCTGCCTGGAGCAGCTCGGCCGGGTGACCGAGGCGCTGGCCGAGTACCGGGCACTGCTGGCCGACTGCACGGCCCGGCTGGCCGAGGGGGCGGACACCGACCCGGCCCGCTGCTTCGAGCTGCGCGAGCGGATCGGCCTGCTGCTGGCCGGCTCCGGCGACCCGGACGGCGCCTGGGAGTGGCTGCTGGCGCTGCTCTTCGACCGCGAGCCGCGGCTCGGCCCGCACCACCCGGACGTGCTGCGGCTGCGCCGCCACCTGGACCAGCTGCAGCAGCACCGCACCGGCCGGCTGCCGCCGCTCGACCCGCGCACCGCCAGCTGGTGGCGCCCCGCCGGCTGA